GTCCTTCGTCGTCAGCGGCCACAACCGGGTGAGAAGCGTCTGCCTCGGCCTTTATGGCACCGGGGATGAGTCGGACGCCCTCCTGCCGGCGGGAAACGTCACGATCCCACCCAACCACCCGGTCCCACAAACCGGAGCCATCGTGGAAGTCCGTTACCTCTACGCCTTCCGGGAAAGCGGCTCCATCTACCAGCCCGTCTACCTCCACGAGCGCAACGACATCCCCGACACCGACTGCACCACCGAGCAGTTGAAATACAAACCCGGGACAGCGCCCGTCGGCTAGAAACCCCTGGATACCCGTCGCCCCCGACACGACGGCCCTGCGACTAAACCCACATCAAAAGCCCGCCCCGGCTCCGGCCGGGGTGGGTCTTTTTTTTAGCTGTCGGCGGGATTGCCCGGCCATCTCTACTGGTGTCGCCGCCACCCGAAGGCGCTTGTCGAGAAGACCCCACGGAAGGACCGCATTGAACACTTCGGCCGCCACCGTCTTCTGATGCTTCCCTTTCTTACCCCGGACGGCGATGACCGGAGTAATTGAGTCCATGAGGAGGTAAGGCTCCATGCCGCACAGTGTGATGTGCTCACGGATAGGAAGCCCAGAGCGGCGCTCGACCATCATCAGCACCATTCTTTCCCCCACTGAATGGGGTTCGGGTTCGACGCCGGCGTTGACGACCACACGCCCTCCTTTGGAGTCTGTGCTTTGCCCCTCGGTGGCCTGCAACCCCTGATCTTCCGTTGTCTTCGTGGATTCGTTCTCCACGAAGGAAGTTGCTTGGACCACTTTTGGAGCTATTTCTGTCTTTTCCGTTGTGTTCATCTTTTTTGTTTGTCTTTTGTTGTATATTGATAATGAGACACTTATGACCAAATCCTAACGAAAATTACCCCCCTTGGTCCAAGTGGTCCAAGTAACTTTTCCCGTTTTTGCAAAACAGCAAAGAAAAAGAGACGAGATAACGCGACGGTTATCTCTGTCCGTCTGGAATCCATCGTTAATACTGCGTTAAATCCATCGTTAATACTGCTTTAGAGACCTCCTTTGTCCTTACGAATCCCACTTATCCTCCCGCGTTGTTCCCTTGTTTTGTCCTGCGTAATGTTGTCTGTCACTCCTTCGATTGCGATCCTCATTCACTGGGGTGGGGTGGCTTGGAGGGGACTCCTATGTCGCCGGGGTGCCATCGCGAACCCTGGGGGGCGGATCTGGAAGTAGGTGCCGGACGCCCCCCCGGGATTTCTCCATTGCCGGGCAAGTGCTTTGGAAACACCGAAACGGGGTCGGTCGAAACGGGCCCGGCGAGGAGTGAATTCAGTCCCAAACGGGTGCTGATACCTAACAAATAGACCCCCGGTTTGTATGAAAAGTGTATGAAAACCAAATCCGGAGCGTGGCCGGTGCCCGCGAACCCTTGTAAACAAAGGGAAGGGGGGTGGCGGACCGACAGGGATTCGAACCCTGGATACCCTTTTGGGGTATACTCCCTTAGCAGGGGAGCGCTTTCGACCACTCAGCCATCGGTCCTTTGATGGGGTCGCTGTGGACGACGGGCGTAGTTGGAACATATCAAACAGGATTCGTCAAGAGGTGATGCTACAGATTTTGAAAATAATAACGATCGGTTCCCTTGCGATGTTGTGACATCGATTGACAGATTTGAAAATTGTCATCCCCGGTCATTTGGCTATTTGTGAGCCATGCACCTTAACAAAAACAGGAAGACCCGCATTATTGCCACTTTGGGGCCCGCGACGGAATCGGATCAAATGCTGGAGGCCTTGATAGAGCGTGGTGCCAATGTATTCCGCTTGAACATGAGTCATGCCAAACATGCCTGGGTGCGTGATATCTGTCCGCGGATCAGGGAAATCTCCGACCGCCTTGGCAAACACACCGGCATCCTGGTTGACCTCCAGGGTCCATCGATCAGAACAGGCGACGTGGATGGTGAGCTGGTCCTGAATATCGGTGATACCGTGGAGTTCCGGAAAACCGGCATGGAGCCCAGCGTCAAACTGTCGACCACCGTCAACTATGAAGGACTGATGGCGGATGTGTCCGTGGGGGACCGATTGATCGTGGACAATGGTAATCTGCTGATGCAGATCAAGGAAACCGGGGCTGGGAGGATTTTGTGCGAGATGAAGACACAAGGCACCATGGGGAGTCGACGCCACATCAACCTACCCGGTGTCAGGCTCAACCTTCCTGCCTTGACCCGCAAGGACCACCAGGATTTAGCCGTCGCGTGTGATTGCGGGGTGGATTTTATCGCAGGATCGTTTGTCCGTGATGCCAACCATGTCCGGGAGCTCAGGAATGCGATGGTCGAAAGAGGTGGCAATGCCCAGATAATTGCCAAGATCGAAGACCAGGAGGCGGTACGGAATATTGATGAGATCATCGCGGAAGCTGACATCATCATGGTGGCACGAGGTGATCTGGGGATCGAAGTGAATATTGAAGAGCTCCCGATCATCCAGCGCAAGATCGTCAAACGTTGTATGGTCCTGGGGACGCGTGTCATCGTAGCCACGCATATGCTGGAGTCGATGCTGACCAATCCGACACCCACCCGGGCCGAGGTGACGGATGTTTCCAACGCGGTCTTTGAAGAAGCCGACTCCGTCATGCTGAGTGGAGAAACCAGTGTTGGGAAATATGCATTGGAATGTGTGGAAATACTCGACCGTATTGCCCGCAGGATTGAACGCACCGGTGGGATGGGCTACGGCAAAGAGGCGCAGCTTAAAACCGAGCGACAAAAAACCGTCCGGTCGGCGATCCAGCTATCCGATTCCATCCCGGAGGCCAGGATTGTGGTATTCACGCGACGGGGTAACATGCCGGTGCAGACTTCATTGCTCAGGCCTCATTCCTGTGTGCATGCATTTGCCCCGGATGCCGAGACCTGTCGCAAGATCACCCTGGCAAGGGGGGTTGTGGCCAGGCAGCTCGATTTTGAAGGGGGCCAGGACGCCATGCTTCATCGTGCGATTGAAACGTTGAAGGCCGAGGGCGCCGTGGTGGAGGGAACCCCATTGGTCGTGATATCCGATATGGTCCAGGAGGGGCAGGTGGTCGATTCCATTCATCTGATCCATGCCTGACCTGTTTTCAAGACCAGGTTCCAAAAACCAGCAACACCAAGTCCAGTATGGTAGAAACCAGTAACAAGGCAGGGAAGTTGTTTCTCTGTATGATCGGGGTGATGCTGATATTCGCTGGCGGGGTTTTTGAATGGCTGATGATCCGCAGTTACATGCATGCCAAGGCGAGCCGTGACTGGCCGCAGGTGGATGCCGTTGTGTTGCGTTCCGTGGTGGACGAACGGCATGTCAATGGGTCCCCGACCGAGTTCCGCCTGAACATCCTCTTTGGTTATAGTTATCAAGGAACGGACTACAGCTCGGACAGGCTCACACCACGGGGTGCCAGGTGGACAAAAAGTGCGGCGGCGGTGCAGCAGCTCGCTAGTGAATATCCGGCGGGATCCGGCCATACCGCCTGGGTGAATCCCGGGCAACCTGAGTTGGCTATTTTAAAACACGATACCCAAGCAGCAGGATACACGGTCTGGTTTCCAGCCCTTATCATTGTAGGGGGATGCGGGATGATTTTGGGAGCCATCAGGAACCCCGGCAAGTCCCATACCTAACGAATTTTATCTGCACGGACACCCGGGAAGGCCTACTCCGCGATCACCCTTGCTTTGGGCGGCTTGCGGAAAATAGGATCCTGCTTGCCCCGGGCGGGAGTGGTGAACATCGTTGTTTTCCAATGGGGGTCCATCATCGGTCCCGTCCCCTTGAATTGAAACAGTCCCATGAAAGGCCTCAGCGGGAGCGCGATGACGCCAAACAGGCCACGGGCATTCATCCGCACTAACAGGTCGATGTCTTTTTTCTGCAAATCGATGTTTCCCTCGCCGGTGAACTTGAGCGAGCGGGTGGTGGCGAGGAAGTCATTCGAATACACCACGCCATTGCGGATTACATACGTGCAGGAGGCGTCCTTCGCCGTTTCCTCGGTGGGGTTTCTCTTTCCTAACACAACTCCGATGAGGGGGGACAGCGGGCCAAGTATGGGAACGGAAAACAGGTTGCCTTTTTCCAAGGCGAGCGAGCCCTTGCCGTTGAACATACGCATATTGTCGTCGGCACCACTGAAGTCGATTCTACCCGTGAGGAGCCCTCGCTCGGCGTTGTCGAATTTGTAAAGTGCCCCGATATCCTTGAGGTGCATCCTGCGGAACTGCATATCGCCGCTGTATTTCGTTTGGGTAGGATGGGAGGTGAAGACACGGACATTGCCGCTGCAGGCCCCCTGAAAGGTGTAGAACGACAGATTATTGACATCCACCCGGTCATCCCGAATACTGACCTTCGCCTTGAGTCGGCTTAATGTGAGTGGCTCGTCCAGGAATTGATAATTCATTGACCCCGGGCTGCTCAGGTCAATGGTGAAGTTTGTCTGGTTGCCGCCCAGCCGCAGGTCGAACGCGCCGCTGGCAGACAAGTTGGGCGGGCGGTGGAATTGGTACTGCTCGACGTGGTTGGCAACCCCCGGAACGAAGAGCCTGACAATGGGGGC
The Akkermansiaceae bacterium DNA segment above includes these coding regions:
- a CDS encoding DUF3592 domain-containing protein; its protein translation is MVETSNKAGKLFLCMIGVMLIFAGGVFEWLMIRSYMHAKASRDWPQVDAVVLRSVVDERHVNGSPTEFRLNILFGYSYQGTDYSSDRLTPRGARWTKSAAAVQQLASEYPAGSGHTAWVNPGQPELAILKHDTQAAGYTVWFPALIIVGGCGMILGAIRNPGKSHT
- the pyk gene encoding pyruvate kinase, yielding MHLNKNRKTRIIATLGPATESDQMLEALIERGANVFRLNMSHAKHAWVRDICPRIREISDRLGKHTGILVDLQGPSIRTGDVDGELVLNIGDTVEFRKTGMEPSVKLSTTVNYEGLMADVSVGDRLIVDNGNLLMQIKETGAGRILCEMKTQGTMGSRRHINLPGVRLNLPALTRKDHQDLAVACDCGVDFIAGSFVRDANHVRELRNAMVERGGNAQIIAKIEDQEAVRNIDEIIAEADIIMVARGDLGIEVNIEELPIIQRKIVKRCMVLGTRVIVATHMLESMLTNPTPTRAEVTDVSNAVFEEADSVMLSGETSVGKYALECVEILDRIARRIERTGGMGYGKEAQLKTERQKTVRSAIQLSDSIPEARIVVFTRRGNMPVQTSLLRPHSCVHAFAPDAETCRKITLARGVVARQLDFEGGQDAMLHRAIETLKAEGAVVEGTPLVVISDMVQEGQVVDSIHLIHA